In Lolium rigidum isolate FL_2022 chromosome 3, APGP_CSIRO_Lrig_0.1, whole genome shotgun sequence, the genomic window cgttcaaattcgaaatttgttcatattcaaaaaacaTTCAATTTCGAAAATTATTCgagttaaaaattgttcaaatttcgaattttgaaaaatattcaaatccaaaaaatgttcaaatttaaaaactgttttggtttcagaaaactgttcaaattttatgAAAAACTTTTTCTCGAAAAAAGTTTTTAAAAGTGTTAGATTTTAAAAACGAAAATATagacagaaaagaaaaaatagaaaagaaggaagaaaaaggaaaaaaactcacctgatgcaatgggccgcggcccactaaaTCACTGGATCGTGGGGGGATGTGCGGTGCCTTCcacccaccgaccaggtcggtggcgagGAGCTCCCGCCTTTCGTCGTCATCGCGGGTCCTTCGTCGCGCATCGCCCGCGcccaaatgggccaagcccagcaAATCATTAGCACCCTATTCGTCCATCGTCCGTGTCATATTAAGTAACAGTAAGACTTAACCACCTAGGAGCCACCACAGTAATTTACGTTCTAGACCGTCGGATCGTACACTTGAATGGTTCAGATCTTCCCATCAAGACGAAACGTCGCAGGCAGACGTTTCCACCATCAAATCGCGTCAAAAGCCGGCCCAACATTGTTTGGGCCGCTACTGTGCAGATTGACTTGGGCATTATCTGGTTAACCGGGCCACTAAAGTCCATAGACCGCAGGCCGAGTGAAACTCAATTCGACAAGCTGGTTACTTTCTCGATTCCGACCGAGACATTAAAAAGAAATACAACAAGAAGGGATTGGGGGTCTTGGGGATCGTGGGCGATGCGGAGCGGAGCGTCTCATCTGGCGACTGACCCAGCAATTCGGCACGGACCGGTCAATGGTGATGGTAAATCCAGCGCGGTGCGGTGTTCGGCAGCTCATGCGGCTCCTCCCAAGTTGATGCGTCTACCAGATGCGAAGCATCGCTGCCATTAAGTTAGGGTAAATTTTCAGTTCGTGCAAATCAATAATGGCCACTATATCGTGCGCAGATTCCGGGCGACGAGTGATGATCGTACGTTACTGCTGAGGCCTCACCTTGGCTATATAATCTTTCGTTGCATCGAAATCTCTTCCTAGCTTGCTTCTCTGTACTGCCAACTGCCCGTCTTAAGATCTTAATTTTCCAGACTCCAAGTCCTTCCAGGTTGTGTTCATGCCGGTTCCCTAAATTCGTTCCGTTAAACCTTGTAATTTCATTGGATTTATTTGATTGCCGAATTTCCAATAGGACTATTAGCAATGGCTGGAAGCCAGGTCAATTCTGTTTAGATATCATACTGTAGTCTTAATTTTTGTCAGTACTTTCTTGTGTGATCGGTGAAAATTTGCATTCATATCTATGAATCGGCACTACAAGATTCAGTTGTTGTATCTGCTCATTTCCACGTAAATGCTGGCTTTTTTCCTACATGATTTTACTGTATTACCATAGTTCCTAACTTATCTTCTCCTTTTGTTTGTACAGAAGAGGGATTTCTATGGAGATTGTGAATAATATCTTGGGTTCGAACACACTGGTACTGCAGCAGGAAGGGCTTATACAGCGAATTAGGCGAAGTGAATTTAGCACCAGAAAGGGCTTATACAACCAATCAGATTTACCTCAGTCATGCTTGGGCTATACTGTAGCCATACTTTCTTGTCTTTATGCCCGGGCGTTCCATCATGTTGCAAGATTTCATACGAGGCTAGCATTTTGTTGAACATGGTCTTAAAAAAGGTACCAGAGCTTCCTTTTTTTGCGGAATTTTGTGCAAGCTCCGATTTCCACAGAAAATATTTTAAGCAATCTTTGGTTCTGCTTGTTGTCTGGATTGCGCAGTTAGAAGGACATGTGTCATAATATATCCTCTGGTTGTTTACATTTATCTACCTGCAGAACCGGCACACACATGATGAGCTGGTGAGATTTTTTCTAGAAAGATAAATTTATAGATCATATTGGTTCACGATGATCACAATCTGCATACACAATGATGACTTACAACCAAGATGTGTTACAACTATGTTGGTCCCCTGATGAAAGCATCGACCTGACAGTGAAAAACACAATTGATGTACCGGGAATAGACTTCAGATGGGGAAAAAAGCATGTTTGGTCATCTGAGTGCCATGGCATACCTGTTGGTTGGTAGAGGTTGCTCTTGGTGCATGCCCATGATAATGTTTTAATTCAAGGTTTATCAACAATGGTGCATGCATATTTAGTTTCCAGAAATTTGGTGTAAAGGCCGCCCTCCTCTGGTAGATGTTTGCTTCACTTTTGAAAGCGGTTGAGTGTAGATGTGTGACTTGATATTATTGTAACCTCGTGAAAAATGGAGAGACTAATGGCTTTTTTGTTCATAATAACTACTACTTCAGTGGGTGAAACCTCAAGTTATATGATAGCAACTGTGGGCATGGATTTGGTGTACTGTAAATACCTTATCATGTGTTTCATATCTCTAATCGGTAGACTATTACTTGCTTTCATAGTTTGTTGGGGAAGATATATATTTTTGTAGTTGTACTAGAAATTATCATCAAACTCTTTTGATTATTTTCTGCCACTAACATTCTGCCTCTAAATAGATATGTTTTAGATCATTCCTCACCCTTCCACAAAAAAATAGCATCATCAATCTCAAATTTGTATATCATCTTCAAACATCAATCAGAGCAGCAGCCATCTGAATGGCAGGAGTAGTAATATTATTGTTTCTTAcagaattttgaacatttttactACTCTGTGCTAATTCTACTATACAATTGGTACTAATTATACAGCTGTTACTAAAAAATAGAACTTTTTAAAATCCTTCGACCATACAATTGCATGAAGAATTCAACTAAGAGTAGAACATCAAAGATGGGAATGAAAGAAGGAGACCATGGAATATATACTAACTTAACCAAAACTGTAACTGACGTGCAATAAAATCCACCGCCACCCTTTAGTTTCTTTATGCTCCCCGTCTCCTCATATCATTGGCCCATCTAGGGGACGCCACCGGGATCAGCGGACACGGAGTGGCTAGCCCCGGAATGAGGCATGTCGGAGCTGCTGGAAGCTCAACATCAAGGTCGTCAAGAAGGGTTATGTGCTCCTCTTGGTTCATTCTTTCCATCTTATTGATTTGTTACAGTCCTAATTGAACTGAAATGTTCACCCAAGTGATTGATGATGCTTGGGGTTTCAGACCGGTCAAGGATAGGACTGACAAGGAGATCATGCGCAACCAATACATTCTATCTTTCTAGGCATTGCAATCTGTGAGTTCCAAATTTTGCCATACATTTTTGATATCTCAATTTGTTCTACGATTTCACTAAGATTTCCTAGAACTCGACGGGCGCAGCAGCGCGCGCATTCATGGTCTAGTTATCCCTCAAAGCGCACTCCGTGGCCGGTGATCTCCACCTCTCCCCCAGTTCGTGCGCCGCCGGGCACCCTGACTGCCACCACCGGCCCGCCCACCCACACGCGTTCGTGCTCCACGCGCGATCTTCCCCGCCCACCTCCTAGGCCAGCCATGGAGATCCATCTCCCGCCGCCGCAACAAGCACTGCCGCTCGCTGACCTTGCCGCCGCCATACGCATGGTAGACGAGGTTGTGGCTGCGCTCTCCGCCCCATCGTCCTCTACTGCAGCTGCCGCAGTGGACACCCTCCTCCACCCGCCTCCCAAGCTCCAGGACCCGTGCCCCTCCCACGCCGCCCTCACCCGCCTGGTTCCCTACATGCTACCACCAGTCCCATCCTTCCTCGATCGCCTGGCCCGCGTCCTCCCTCTCGAGCCACCCGCCGTCATGATTCGATGTGATCCTTCCGCCCATCCTCCTGATTCGTGCCGCCGTCATGCCTCTGCAGCTCGGATCTCGCAGGGTGGTCTGATTCCAGGAGACGACTGAGGAGGACAAGCACGATTCCGGGCATCTCGGCGCTGCTTGTACTGAATATCTCCAcaccccactccagatcttctccACGACAGTATGATGAGGTGAAGTGGATTGCTCTTCAAGTGTTTGATTTAATGCCTCTGCTTTGTATTTGTTGTCCTGCGTGAACATTGTGCGGTGTTGACTGTTGAGGCTTTTATAATTTCTAGGAAGATGGTCCCAATAGTGCTTTTGATTCATGTGAAGTAGAAGAACCTTGGGGCTGTACATGGGAGAGTGGATCAGGTGAGATACGACCATTGCAAGGTCATCACTGCATGTTACCGAACAGCCATAGTCAAACAATATAAAAAATCATGGGTACTCATGTGAGACACCTGAAGTTGTTGAACATTGTATACCTGCATATATCCCATAGTGCTGAGTCTCAATTTATCTGCAAATTGGAGCGTATCAAAACTGTAAAAGTAACACATGCAAGAGCGTCTGTAGGAAGAAAGATGAACCTCTTAACATTCAGAGTAATATGGGAGCAAGGCATATTCAAAATGTGTAGTAAATAATTGAAAATTAAGGCATAGCAAGAATTTCAGTCTCGTCTTGGAGTGGAAATATGCAGTAATATTCCATTATCGCGGATGAAGATATATAACCCTCTTACCCTCCTATTTTCAACTACTATCCAGGTTCTCCCTTCAGATATATGGGCATGCTTTAAAAGCACTGAAGGTGTAGTCCACTATGCCAATCTTTACAAAATAGTAGCTCGCTTTGGATTTCTAGATAAATACAATTATCTCaatgaaataatatatgattttttttataGGCTACATCCTTTCAAAAGAAAACACAACATGTTGACAGTTACACAGTAAAGCAAGCAAACAGTTGGGCCACAATATAATTTTTGACTGAATGTCTTGTGTATTGTTTGGTCACCAACAGAAAACATATAATCAATTTTTTTGCGGGGCGAATTATTGGGGTCTGCACATCGAAGTTTTTTTCTAAGAGAAAATCTCTGTAGGCCTCCAAGGATTCAAGCTGCAGATAATGCGTtggtttatgacttcatcttcttaTTCATGCATTCATTCGCAGACCAGAGCCAAATGTGATCTTGGAGACTCCTTCCCTACTTGAACAACAATAATCACTATACCCGGGTCGGGTAACAGTGTAACAGTAACGgaagaatgcaaacagaagataCTTAGTCCAATGAAACATGCCACACGTATGACATTGGTTAATCGTATCATCTCATATGTATTGTAAAGTTCAGAAGCAGAACAAAATGGTAGAACAAGAAATGCAAACGGTACATGTGTTTCTGATGCTTAGCTCATTTAGCTTCTTATGATGTTCTGACATGAGTACAGTTGGTCTTTTTTTAGATCGATCAGCTTCTCAATGAAAGGATTCTGATTTTTTTCTTGAGATATCAGATGCTATGGTTGACATTGACAGTGTTTTTCTGCTGGAGAACTTGGTGCAGGATTAATAACATAACCATTAGAACCTCAGGATTTGAGGTGATGTTTTGTTTTCCAGTTTCTTATGGAGCCATATTGTTCATTGACAATGTTTTTTATTGTTCATCATAATTAGTCTTGACCTTCAAATTGTCCATCTCACCTTAAATGTCTACTGCAGTGTTATCATAcattgcaggattttgaatttgcAACGCCTTTATTTTCTTGTGTCTCACTCATCCTTTTGCTCCTGATAgtagaaaaaatagaaaaggtAAAAAGGTGCAAAAGATTGGATCAAATAAAATAATTCAGAGAGTGTCTCCAAATTAATGTGTGTTTTTATATTTTCCTAATGCGGATTCTCTCAGCTTATGCTCAACTGCAGAAAAGTCCTTGCCATTTCTATTCAAGAGGTATATGCAAACCAGTACTGATCATGCAAGAAAATATTATGGGACAGAGCTTGGACTGGCGATTTGCAAGCAATTGGTATGTTTTATTTCAGTTCCAGTTACCGATTCATATAAAAGACACAATTACTACATTATTTATGTATGTATTAAATACTAATACCTGGGAACACAAAAATAATTGTTTCAATGTTAGTTGTAACTAAAGCAGGTCCACTGTAACTTATAAAATTGTTTAATTATTTTAATGAATTTCCACAATGATTTAGGTGGAGTTGATGGGTGGTACTCTAACTGTGGTTAGCAACGAGAATGAAGGATTAACATTTACATTCAAGATACCTTGCAAGCTTACTGTAAAAGAGGTGCACATTGATGATCCTGATGATGTGTCCATTTCTCATTATGATTTTACTGTAGGTGATATAGAAGGTTCTTACTGTAAATGTTAGGAGAATAGATGACGAGCAAGATGATGATTTAATGGTCTTTGAACTAAATAGTCAAGTTGAATGGATTTACTGTTCATAAAGGTAGGACATCAGTTTCAGGGGCAGGCATTCAGGAGGGAAGGAAAGCATGCAAAGCTTTTGAAGGAAAATCACTTAACAAGAAATCCAAGTGTTCTCCAAGTAGCAGTAAGGCAATAATCCTCCTTGtagaagataacaaagtcaatatATTGGTGGGGAAAATCAATGCTGGTGCTGCTGGGCTATGGAATATACAAGAAACAATGGAGTCGAAGCAATCCCACGTACAGGAGCATCAATATGATCTTATCCTGATGGTACGACAAACAATATTCTCAGTTGACTAAAATTATATGATTAATATTAGTTGTGGTCCTAATGCTCACTTCTAAACTTCCTCacaggaaaataaaagaaattcCCTGAGGATGCTAAGTTTGCGTCAAAATTTCTGGCCAACAACTGCATGCATTGCATGAACAGAACACTTCAAGTAGAAAAAATGGAGCAAAAAGCTTTACTTATTAGGTGATTGGATATACATCAATCTGAACTTGATAGCTCATTAACAGTTAAGGGTATGCCAATCATCAACTAGCTTGGCTCATGGATTGACCTTTTCAAATATATCCAAGCTTCATGGCTTATTTcctgttgttgatgatgattatctcTCCTCATTACTTCTATCTCTCGAGTCACCAGGAACCAGGAAGATCGATTTCAGACTTGTCGTGTGCAGTTACCTTTATATTAGATTTAAATACAATCTAAATTATGATAGTCCCTCGTGTTGTGATATCATTATTGGTATATCAGGACAACCCTCTGAAAACAAGTGAAAACATGTACTCCCATGTCTAAAATAAGTGGTGTTGATCATTTATGTTTCCTCCAATTAGTGTTGGAAATTCTAGCATTTAGAGGAAACCTAGGAGAGACTTTGAACCTTTTTAACAATATCATAAATTTACCTAGACTTTGGAAGACCACTATGTGAGAAAAAATTAAGACACTTTATTGATGAACAACACTAATGTTTTTCTCTCTCTGGTCCTACATTTCTAAGTATGTTGATGCTAAAGATGTGGAGACTTTGATGTGTCTTTCTGGCCAGGCGACCTCACTTACTTTTTAACCTGTCTTTAAATGTCAATACATGGGATTAGCTTCTGGCTTGTGAAGCATAGATAATAGGATTGATGGACTATTGCATCAGgtcgatttttcttttcttttatactgTATAACCCCAATAATATCATTGCAGATGACATCATTCTTTTCAGAGAGCGCTGATGAGTGCCTTGCTGCAGGCATGGGTTCTTACATATCACCTCTTCTTTGCTGTTACTTGATGTATGTACAAGATTTAAGTTGGATAGTATCGGATGATTTTAATTGTGTGATAAATAAACTGGAGTTTTTTTATCCACACATTCTAGGGCTTTGTGCACGTATCATCATCTCATGTTTGTTGGATATAAGTACACGTTAGCAGGCCGAGTTATCTAAGCTTCATCATTGCAGAAGTCGTGGTACCTCAATGCACAACAATATTGTCTTATTATTACGTTCGATATTATCATGTTGTTGTACATTATGATATCTctgatttgttttaaattttcatagtgaattatatatgtgcattgagaaatgaaatttgattacccgtggcaacgcacgggcattagtACTAGTGCTTTGAAAAAACGTGCGATTCATTAAACGAAAGATGCTAACCGAACTCTGGGCACTAACGCACCTATCATAATGGAGATCAAAGCGAGGTCTACAAATATTCATAGGTGTTCTTTTGTCCATGAATGTAGGGCTTCAAACTACGAAGCACATAACCTAGCCAAGTATGCTTTACTTTTAGGTGTggcttagggcatcttcaacgcggcgacccatcccgcgcccgcgcatcCGGATGGgttcagccggacaaaaacgcggcccatcgcgacgacgcaccgcaaatgcggatggccgcggtgtccggaacgacgcaaacccggtccaaatctgggctaggtttgcgtggccgtggATGGCACGCAGCGTCCGGTCGCGTCCGGCCGCTGGgctgctcgtctcccttgggcccacctgtcggtgaccgggaggcttattaaatgtggactggagggatctgtccctccagtccactccccactccactccccgagcgcaaccgccgccatgccccgaagcgacggttcgctcccggagccaacgacaaggaggccagcagcagccgccATCCTCCGCCGGTGCTGCGGGCCGGAGGAAACCGCTgcagcctccacatcggagaggccgcccgcggcggcgcagcATTGGCGCAAccggcgccgctgctgctccagcCGAAGCCGGAGTGctcggaggaggactccgacctccgcgccgctctcatcatctcggcggcggaggaggaagcgaaatggccgcaactccaagcggccattcgcacctccacgatggaggaggaggccaggcaggcggtcgaggacgccgaggcctgggAGTTGTTCGCCCAGGCCCGCGCGACggcaggaggaggaagcggcTCGGCGGTAGGAGGAGGCCAGGCTCCGGCGCGAGGAGCAGATGCGGCAGGAGGCCAGCCGCCGCGCGGACGAGGAGCGGCGCCAGAAGGCCAGGCGcctcgcctggcaggagagggagcagcgcctTAGGGAGGAGGCGCAACTCCGTGCTgccgcggcggagcagcgggcggctccggacccccattccgcctgggaggaggccctgtggtctccgtggccggagtccccaacgcggtcgagccacaacagtgcctcgccgcccggggacgtcgtcgacgccgacgccgaTGACGGTCTcagggactaggcggcgcaccggcggccaccgcgtcgtCGAGCAAACCCTAGCTTAGGGTTTTTTTAACTTgttttaaattttaaagcccatataaagggcttcttttgttagttatttgcccaaaatagggctatgtacaaatttgcccaaaatagg contains:
- the LOC124698388 gene encoding uncharacterized protein LOC124698388, with amino-acid sequence MSELLEAQHQDRSRIGLTRRSCATNTFYLSRHCNLSDLAGWSDSRRRLRRTSTIPGISALLVLNISTPHSRSSPRQYDEEDGPNSAFDSCEVEEPWGCTWESGSDQSQM